A stretch of Macadamia integrifolia cultivar HAES 741 chromosome 7, SCU_Mint_v3, whole genome shotgun sequence DNA encodes these proteins:
- the LOC122084835 gene encoding pre-mRNA-splicing factor CWC22 homolog, whose translation MTPKLPAPPREFDGTRRIAPREKSTLIFYHQILWCFIPFIGIFERFRGILHEGEIDKRVQFLIEGLFAIRKAKFQGYPAVRPELDLVEQEYQLTHELSLDDEIGPEIALDIFKPDPNFLENENRYEELKKNILGEESSDDEDGSDAGTDDEDEDDEKSEEEQEDEMEINDETETNLVNLRRTIYLTIMSSVDFEEAGHKLLKIKLDPGQEMELCIMLLECCSQERTYLRYYGLLGQRFCMINKIHQENFEKCFVQQYSMIHRLETNKLRNVAKFFAHLLGTDALPWHVLAYIRVTEEDTTSSSRIFIKILFQEMSEHLGIRLLNERLTNPTMQESFEAIFPKDNPKNTRFSINFFTSIGLGGLTENLREYLKNMPRLIMQQQKAVSGSDSGSESDSGSSGSAESEDSTSESESEASSSDNSESERGNKRWKRQRRD comes from the exons ATGACGCCAAAGCTACCCGCTCCTCCTCGGGAGTTTGATGGAACTCGAAGAATTGCTCCACGCG AAAAATCCACATTAATCTTTTATCACCAGATATTATGGTGTTTCATACCATTTATAGGTATCTTTGAGCGGTTCCGTGGAATACTTCATGAAGGAGAAATTGACAAGAGGGTCCAGTTCTTGATTGAAGGCCTTTTTGCAATAAGAAAAGCCAAATTTCAG GGATACCCAGCTGTCCGCCCAGAACTGGACCTTGTGGAGCAAGAATATCAATTAACCCATGAGTTATCCCTTGATGATGAGATTGGTCCAGAGATTGCTCTAG ATATTTTTAAGCCGGATCCAAATTTTCTGGAGAATGAGAACCGCTATGAAGagttaaagaaaaatatacttGGGGAGGAGTCTTCAGACGATGAAGATGGCTCTGATGCAGGCAcagatgatgaggatgaggatgatgagAAATCTGAAGAAGAGCAAGAAGACGAAATGGAGATAAATGATGAAACAGAGACAAATCTTGTGAATCTGCGGAGGACAATTTATCTGACAATCATGTCGAGTGTCGATTTCGAGGAGGCTGGTCATAAgttattaaaaatcaaactaGATCCAGGTCAGGAG ATGGAGTTGTGCATCATGTTGTTGGAATGTTGCAGCCAAGAGAGAACATATCTTCGATATTATGGTCTTTTGGGACAGAGATTTTGTATGATCAACAAAATTCACCaggaaaattttgagaaatgcTTTGTCCAGCAATATTCAATGATTCACAGGCTTGAAACAAATAAATTGCGTAATGTGGCCAAGTTTTTCGCTCATCTACTCGGAACAGATGCTTTACCTTGGCATGTTTTGGCTTATATACGTGTGACTGAGGAGGATACAACTTCTTCTTCAcgtatttttatcaaaattctCTTCCAG GAAATGTCAGAGCACCTTGGTATTCGCTTGCTGAATGAACGTCTTACAAATCCtaccatgcaagaatctttcgAGGCTATTTTCCCAAAAGATAACCCAAAGAACACAAGGTTTTCAATAAACTTTTTTACGTCCATTGGTCTGGGTGGACTTACAGAAAATCTACGTGAATACTTGAAGAACATGCCTAGACTAATTATGCAACAGCAAAAGGCAGTATCAGGATCAGACTCCGGATCAGAATCAGATTCTGGGAGTTCAGGTTCAGCCGAGTCTGAGGACTCCACTTCTGAATCCGAATCCGAGGCATCGAGTTCTGATAACTCTGAAAGTGAAAGGGGTAACAAGCGCTGGAAGCGTCAGAGGAGAGATTGA